From the genome of Saccharomyces eubayanus strain FM1318 chromosome X, whole genome shotgun sequence, one region includes:
- the BET4 gene encoding Rab geranylgeranyltransferase BET4 has translation MMQLKHYPKVYWIWNHRLWVLKHYPTNSSMIWQTELAVVNKLLELDARNYHGWHYRRIVVGNIEEITNSSLDKEEFEYTTTKINSNISNYSAWHQRVQIISRMFQKGEIDNQKEYIQTEVSYIINAMFTDAEDQSVWFYIKWFIKNDIVCKTLDKQEYVKMLKELRENILLINNDEIEFSGKQNIWCLKMLLVLEDILEENGAFTEKNSEAYLVQLMDADPLRKNRYQSLLKNHR, from the coding sequence ATGATGCAATTAAAGCACTACCCCAAAGTTTACTGGATATGGAATCACAGACTTTGGGTTTTGAAGCACTACCCTACAAATTCGTCCATGATCTGGCAGACTGAGCTCGCAGTCGTAAATAAGCTACTTGAACTGGATGCAAGGAACTACCATGGCTGGCACTATCGTAGAATAGTTGTTGGTAATATTGAAGAGATTACTAATAGCAGTCTTGATAAGGAAGAGTTTGAATACACGACTACAAAGATTAACAGTAATATCTCGAATTATTCCGCATGGCACCAAAGAGTGCAAATAATTAGCAGGATGTTTCAAAAGGGCGAGATTGACAACCAAAAGGAGTACATCCAGACAGAAGTCTCTTATATCATCAACGCCATGTTTACAGACGCTGAAGACCAATCCGTGTGGTTTTACATTAAATGGTTCATTAAAAACGACATCGTTTGTAAAACTTTGGACAAACAGGAGTACGTCAAAATGCTAAAGGAACTAAGAGAAAACATCTTGTTAAtcaataatgatgaaatcGAATTCTCTggaaagcaaaatataTGGTGTTTAAAGATGTTGTTAGTCCTAGAAGACATATTGGAAGAGAATGGAGCTTTCACGGAAAAAAACTCAGAAGCATACTTGGTTCAATTGATGGATGCGGACCCgttaagaaaaaatagatacCAAAGtcttttgaagaaccaCAGGTGA
- the MAD2 gene encoding spindle checkpoint protein MAD2 yields the protein MSQSISLKGSTRTVTEFFEYSINSILYQRGVYPAEDFVTVKKYDLTLLKTHDDELKDYIRKILLQVHRWLLGGKCNQLVLCVVDKDEGEVVERWSFDVQHFPSNDQVQEDNVDLSTTQTQIRALIRQITSSVTFLPELTKEGGYTFTVLAYTDADAKVPLEWADSDSKEIPDGEIVQFKTFSTNDHKVGAQVSYKY from the coding sequence ATGTCACAGTCAATATCGCTGAAGGGTTCAACAAGGACAGTTACGGAATTTTTCGAATATAGTATCAATTCCATTTTGTATCAAAGAGGCGTATATCCAGCAGAGGATTTTGTAACGGTAAAGAAGTACGATTTAACACTACTAAAGACACACGATGATGAGCTGAAGGATTACATTCGGAAAATTCTCTTGCAAGTCCACAGATGGCTTCTAGGTGGCAAATGCAATCAGTTGGTATTGTGCGTTGTGGACAAGGATGAAGGTGAAGTAGTGGAAAGGTGGTCCTTTGACGTGCAACATTTCCCAAGCAATGACCAAGTTCAAGAGGATAACGTGGATCTGAGTACAACGCAGACACAAATCAGAGCTTTGATCAGGCAAATCACCTCGAGCGTTACCTTTCTACCGGAGCTGACAAAAGAGGGTGGGTACACTTTTACAGTACTAGCGTACACAGATGCGGATGCTAAAGTTCCGTTAGAATGGGCAGACTCCGACAGTAAAGAAATACCTGATGGTGAAATAGTCCAGTTCAAAACCTTTTCCACAAACGATCATAAAGTTGGCGCACAGGTAAGCTATAAGTACTAG
- the VPS53 gene encoding Vps53p, producing MVLGQRWPRIFEHASFYSERSCREATMLASTIDYDPLEDITSILFSKESLNNIDELINVTRNYKQQLQEDILKEENSISTGLGDSSETQAALRKVFRDFKETQDVSSSTELTISNLTEGISYLDIAKKNLTHSMTLFQNLKILTDSYIQSNELLSQGSFKKMASPYKIMCSLAENTFVSYKSLDEINFLLSSISRLKADTLSRIKQNYNALFSSSGLPEQDTALSTELREGACELLDCDSSTKTQMIDWCLAKLLFEMNEIFRLDDEAGSLENLSRRYIYFKKILNNFNAKFADYFPKDWEMPVRLTTSFYLTTHRDLQILLKREFKDKNPSIDLFMAALQSTLDFEKYVDVRFSKKIKESKLSSCFEPYLTLWVSHQNQMMDKKFLSYLSEPKFPSSDAESLVLPSSADLFRTYRSVLTQTLELIDNNANDGILTSLANFFSKWLQTYSQKILLPLLLPETIEVQDKQEAARYTVLLINTADYCATTIDQLEEKLSEFSSDPEKLASTFARTKNIYDDLLAKGTSFLLNRVIPLDLNFVWREFNNNDWSNAMIEDYSRYMVTLKSVLKVSPSMATDASNKQPSILAFILSQFNRDVYKWNFLDNVVDIVTNNFSSCIIRLLQPIPPFSLASSKRKFETKTVINIGEQLLLDLELLKEIFHTLPENVNNDSDLRENTSYKRVKRHVDSNIDQLLKFIKLLVAPLDSADDYYETYSQLTNNNADPAVWSFILALKGIPWDLALWRKLWSAFNLETDNTEEGSKPEGTRDLFVFKWDKALLGQFENNLSRIQDPAWSKFVRQDLKISPPVMKRIVSTPQVQQPKEEQKKQSLSVKDFVSNSRFFNRGA from the coding sequence ATGGTTTTGGGACAAAGGTGGCCCCGTATTTTTGAACACGCATCGTTTTACTCGGAAAGAAGCTGCCGTGAAGCGACAATGCTGGCGAGTACCATAGATTACGACCCCTTGGAAGATATCACTAGTATACTTTTTTCGAAGGAATCCCTAAACAACATAGACGAATTGATAAATGTCACCAGAAACTACAAGCAGCAGCTGCAGGAAGACATTCTTAAGGAGGAAAACAGCATAAGCACCGGTCTTGGCGACTCCTCGGAAACGCAGGCTGCTTTGCGAAAGGTCTTTCGAGACTTCAAGGAAACTCAAGATGTCTCCTCTTCCACTGAATTGACAATTTCAAACTTGACGGAAGGCATCTCGTACCTGGACATCGCCAAGAAAAACCTCACCCACTCCATGACGCTTTTCCAGAACCTGAAAATACTCACGGACAGCTACATCCAATCCAACGAGTTGCTCTCGCAAGGCTCGTTCAAGAAGATGGCTTCGCCGTACAAGATAATGTGTTCGCTAGCGGAAAACACGTTCGTCTCTTACAAGTCCCTGGACGAGATAAACTTTCTGCTCAGCTCCATATCAAGACTGAAGGCTGACACCTTGTCCAGGATCAAACAGAACTACAACGCGCTGTTTTCGAGTAGCGGCCTCCCCGAGCAGGACACGGCCCTCAGCACTGAGTTGCGCGAGGGCGCTTGCGAGTTGCTCGACTGCGACTCAAGCACAAAGACCCAGATGATAGACTGGTGTTTGGCCAAGCTGTTGTTCGAGATGAACGAGATCTTCAGGCTGGACGACGAGGCCGGGTCCTTGGAAAACTTGTCTAGGCGGTACatctatttcaaaaaaatcctgAACAACTTTAATGCGAAGTTCGCAGACTACTTCCCGAAGGACTGGGAGATGCCCGTCAGACTGACGACCTCCTTCTACCTCACCACGCATAGGGACCTTCAAATACTGTTGAAGCGGgaattcaaagacaaaaacCCCTCGATAGACTTGTTCATGGCCGCGTTGCAATCGACCCTGGACTTCGAGAAGTACGTCGACGTGCGGttctccaaaaaaataaaagagtCCAAGCTGAGTTCCTGTTTTGAACCCTATTTGACCCTGTGGGTGTCCCACCAAAACCAAATGATGGACAAAAAATTCCTCTCTTACTTGAGCGAACCGAAATTCCCCTCCAGCGACGCGGAATCTCTCGTGTTACCGTCCAGTGCAGATCTCTTCCGAACCTACCGTTCTGTACTGACCCAGACCTTGGAACTAATCGACAACAACGCCAATGATGGGATACTGACCTCACtggcaaattttttcagcaaGTGGCTGCAAACGTACTCGCAGAAGATCCTTCTTCCCCTGCTTCTGCCCGAAACCATCGAAGTGCAGGACAAGCAAGAGGCTGCCAGATACACCGTCTTGTTGATCAACACGGCGGACTATTGCGCCACTACAATAGACCAGCTGGAGGAGAAGCTGTCTGAGTTCAGCAGTGATCCTGAAAAGCTTGCAAGCACTTTTGCGAGAACCAAGAACATATACGATGACCTACTAGCCAAGGGAACCTCCTTTCTACTGAACCGTGTCATACCATTGGACCTGAATTTCGTATGGAGGGAgttcaacaacaacgactGGTCTAACGCTATGATAGAAGACTATAGCAGATACATGGTGACTCTCAAATCCGTATTGAAAGTATCGCCCTCAATGGCAACTGACGCATCCAATAAACAACCATCCATTTTGGCATTCATCTTATCACAATTCAACAGAGACGTCTACAAGTGGAACTTCCTGGACAACGTGGTTGATATTGTCACCAATAACTTCTCAAGTTGCATCATCCGCCTTTTGCAACCGATCCCgcccttttctttggcaAGTAGCAAGAGGAAATTCGAGACCAAGACCGTCATCAATATCGGAGAGCAACTGCTTCTTGATCTGGAGCTACTAAAGGAAATTTTCCATACCCTGCCAGAAAATGTCAATAATGATTCTGATTTGCGAGAGAATACCTCTTACAAGAGAGTTAAAAGACACGTGGATAGCAACATAGACCAACTACTAAAGTTCATCAAGCTACTGGTGGCGCCTCTGGACTCTGCTGACGACTATTACGAGACATACTCTCAAttaacaaacaacaacgcTGATCCAGCAGTATGGTCTTTTATTCTTGCCTTGAAGGGTATTCCATGGGACCTGGCATTGTGGAGAAAACTGTGGAGTGCATTCAACCTGGAAACTGATAATACCGAAGAAGGCAGTAAGCCGGAGGGAACCCGTGATCTTTTCGTTTTTAAATGGGATAAGGCACTTCTGGGTCAATTCGAGAATAACCTGTCAAGGATTCAAGATCCGGCTTGGTCTAAATTTGTGAGACaagatttaaaaatatcaccTCCtgtgatgaaaagaatagTGTCCACTCCGCAAGTACAACAACCTAAAgaggaacaaaaaaagcagaGTTTGAGCGTTAAGGACTTTGTTTCCAATTCCAGGTTTTTCAACAGAGGAGCTTGA
- the RNR2 gene encoding ribonucleotide-diphosphate reductase subunit RNR2 → MPKETPSKAAANALSDLEIKDSKSNLNKDLQTLREENKQKIDVLKEKFSKDAENHKAYLKSHEVHRHKLKEMEKDEPLLNEDKERTVLFPIQYHEIWQSYKRAEASFWTAEEIDLSKDIHDWNNRMNENERFFISRVLAFFAASDGIVNENLVENFSTEVQIPEAKSFYGFQIAIENIHSETYSLLIDTYIKDPKESEFLFNAIDTIPEICEKAEWALRWIQDADALFGERLVAFASIEGVFFSGSFASIFWLKKRGMMPGLTFSNELICRDEGLHTDFACLLFAHLKNKPDPAIVEKIVTEAVEIEQRYFLDALPVALLGMNADLMNQYVEFVADRLLVAFGNKKYYKVDNPFDFMENISLAGKTNFFEKRVSDYQKAGVMSKSTNQEAGAFTFNEDF, encoded by the coding sequence atgCCTAAAGAGACTCCATCCAAAGCTGCTGCCAATGCCTTGTCCGActtggaaatcaaagattCCAAGTCGAATCTTAACAAGGACCTGCAAACATTGAGGGAAGAgaacaagcaaaaaatcGATGTGCTAAAGGAAAAGTTCAGCAAGGACGCTGAAAACCACAAGGCTTATTTGAAGTCGCACGAAGTGCATCGTCACAAGCTGAAGGAGATGGAAAAGGATGAGCCATTGTTGAACGAAGACAAGGAAAGAACCGTCTTGTTCCCCATCCAGTACCACGAGATCTGGCAATCGTACAAGCGTGCCGAGGCCTCTTTCTGGACTGCCGAGGAAATCGATTTGTCCAAGGATATCCATGACTGGAACAACAGAATGAACGAAAACGAAAGGTTCTTCATCTCAAGAGTCCTTGCCTTCTTCGCCGCCTCCGACGGTATTGTCAACGAAAACTTGGTCGAGAATTTCTCCACCGAGGTCCAGATCCCGGAAGCCAAGAGTTTCTACGGTTTCCAAATCGCTATCGAAAACATTCATTCCGAAACCTACTCCTTGTTGATCGATACCTACATCAAGGATCCAAAGGAAAGTGAATTCTTGTTCAACGCCATCGACACCATCCCAGAAATTTGCGAGAAGGCCGAATGGGCCCTTAGATGGATCCAAGACGCAGACGCGCTGTTCGGTGAAAGACTAGTCGCCTTCGCCTCCATCGAAggtgttttcttctccGGGTCCTTCGCCTCCATCTTCtggttgaagaagagagGTATGATGCCCGGGTTGACCTTCTCCAACGAGTTGATCTGCAGAGACGAAGGTTTGCACACCGACTTTGCCTGTTTGTTGTTCGCccatttgaagaacaagCCGGACCCAGCCATCGTCGAGAAAATCGTCACCGAGGCCGTCGAGATCGAACAAAGATACTTCCTAGACGCCTTGCCAGTCGCCTTGCTAGGTATGAATGCCGACTTGATGAACCAGTACGTCGAGTTCGTCGCAGACAGACTGTTGGTCGCCTTCGGTAACAAGAAGTACTACAAGGTCGACAACCCCTTCGATTTCATGGAAAACATTTCCTTGGCCGGTAAGACCAACTTCTTCGAAAAGAGAGTCTCCGACTACCAAAAGGCCGGTGTCATGTCCAAGTCCACCAACCAAGAAGCCGGTGCGTTCACCTTCAACGAAGACTTTTAA
- the RRN7 gene encoding Rrn7p, whose protein sequence is MSTFIRGPVCGADNCPSRLWRIIDGRRTCQYGHVMDGDVEFNDDEDDLNGLAAGVITRRLNLTTNATGSFQSSQLSNSQLLLQQQRRSHKKFKKLIGHEAKLLFLKSFQFILKRQTRWLIDEMHFPAEFDHVVKIIWLKLLKTINDQPQEELRLRLHMASTVSILYLASTHLSLPVYTCDYIKWICTTKMPYFQASELLPKSWRTRLPNYYISILEGSISPFNGQLCNKIALTCGTIQFNKSFNSQVSCQGLLLKLVMQYALPPEFYFYIKQIIEFQETDIKNLALWERIDERHTGPISNHAELRIISYFMLTIHWILSFDQDHRYPLKWILELSSSLTRHSTTRESIDRNIVNVVYPDKSTSNDYFQWSDEETLQFLNWMEKQFLPTQTRSLDDESGSNDMTIDQKIARRKLYKIFPLDPDTNRDHEAIDSKHQLTFIEDLQERYAKQQSFLNNNKTVHFTTRQDIHLPTRKEAVNSLMTQIASQLSADFAISEQQLKDCIYRLKKACIHKMN, encoded by the coding sequence ATGTCCACGTTTATAAGAGGCCCCGTTTGCGGTGCAGACAATTGTCCCTCGCGGCTCTGGCGTATCATCGATGGGCGAAGAACCTGCCAGTACGGCCATGTCATGGACGGTGATGTGGAGTTCAAcgacgatgaagacgacCTTAACGGCCTTGCCGCCGGTGTTATCACAAGACGGCTGAACCTCACCACCAACGCGACGGGCAGTTTCCAGTCCAGTCAGCTCTCGAACTCGCAGCTCTTACTGCAACAGCAGAGACGGTCCCacaagaaattcaaaaaactgATCGGCCACGAGGCCAAACTATTATTTCTCAAGTCCTTCCAGTTCATCCTGAAAAGGCAGACCCGGTGGCTGATCGATGAAATGCACTTCCCCGCGGAATTCGACCACGTTGTCAAAATAATATGGCTGAAACTCCTGAAAACAATCAACGACCAACCCCAAGAAGAGCTGAGGCTCCGGCTGCACATGGCGTCCACAGTTTCCATCCTGTATCTCGCATCTACCCACCTGTCCTTGCCCGTTTACACTTGTGACTACATCAAATGGATATGCACTACAAAGATGCCGTATTTCCAAGCAAGTGAACTACTGCCCAAATCGTGGAGAACCCGGCTGCCGAATTACTACATTTCCATATTGGAGGGCTCCATTTCGCCCTTCAACGGCCAGTTGTGCAACAAAATCGCTTTGACTTGCGGCACGATTCAATTcaacaaatctttcaaCTCCCAAGTTTCATGCCAGGGTTTGTTATTGAAACTGGTGATGCAATACGCGCTGCCCCCAGAGTTCTACTTTTATATAAAGCAAATCATCGAATTTCAAGAAACCGACATCAAGAACCTAGCGCTTTGGGAAAGAATAGACGAACGTCACACAGGACCGATAAGCAACCACGCTGAATTGAGAATCATCTCTTATTTCATGCTTACGATACACTggattctttcttttgatcaAGACCACCGGTACCCGTTGAAATGGATCCTCGAACTCTCGAGTTCATTAACCCGCCATTCGACAACAAGGGAGTCTATTGACAGAAACATCGTTAACGTGGTTTACCCAGATAAGTCGACTTCTAACGACTACTTCCAATGGTCCGACGAAGAAACTCTGCAGTTCTTGAATTGGATGGAAAAGCAGTTCTTGCCCACACAAACAAGGTCTTTGGATGATGAAAGCGGCTCAAATGATATGACCATTGATCAAAAAATCGCCAGAAGGAAACTCTACAAGATTTTCCCCTTGGACCCCGACACTAATCGTGATCATGAGGCCATCGACTCGAAGCATCAATTGACATTTATTGAAGACTTACAAGAAAGATACGCCAAACAACAGTCTTTTCttaacaacaataaaacAGTTCACTTTACTACTCGTCAAGATATCCATCTGCCGACTAGAAAGGAGGCTGTCAATAGTCTCATGACTCAAATAGCATCGCAACTTTCAGCTGACTTCGCCATTTCTGAACAGCAACTAAAAGATTGTATTTATAGACTTAAAAAAGCTTGCATCCACAAAATGAACTGA
- the APS3 gene encoding Aps3p: MSNGSNSDDVNNEDIQIIFKNYATLYFTFIVDDQESELAILDLIQTFVESLDRCFTEVNELDLIFNWQTLQSILEEIVQGGMVIETNVNKIVASVDELNKASESTDSKIGRLSSTGFGSALQAFAQGGFAQWATGQ, encoded by the coding sequence ATGAGTAATGGGAGTAATAGTGATGATGTAAACAACGAGGATATTCAgatcatcttcaaaaattacGCTACATTGTATTTCACTTTTATTGTGGACGACCAAGAATCAGAGTTAGCCATATTAGACTTGATTCAAACTTTCGTTGAATCATTGGACCGTTGTTTTACTGAAGTCAACGAACTCGATTTGATTTTCAATTGGCAAACTTTACAGAGTATATTGGAAGAGATCGTACAGGGAGGAATGGTGATTGAAACCAACGTAAACAAGATCGTCGCTTCCGTTGATGAATTGAACAAAGCTTCTGAGTCCACAGATAGTAAAATAGGAAGACTATCATCGACTGGATTCGGGAGCGCACTGCAAGCGTTTGCTCAAGGTGGATTTGCTCAATGGGCCACTGGACAGTAA
- the PET130 gene encoding Pet130p yields MRLCSSLLSQNLKSRLVVRPSTTIHASDPFSNFIVTRDTEPLSLDNLQRGDSVNRAVVFSFKNTALSKVTDLQKKQDMKWDPVKYVAGKLRGIISPIQAYISISKRFSSHSLVYDSRFFQLHYFPEDHFISCFRKSKPSITVKSTKKFYLNGKVLNQNHQYYNESRILKTDEAELTKIQTTMARLASKHRNNIPSEFAYLRRDLKLKVKTPFIEEWCRLNGDKAIRERNRSESRNAVESKAKKSLLDKFGRSTVGTAKDGYYLYIVRIFPDVDTLDEFNKEINKSVQKVADLNWDKFLIPKKGPKGKTWVEAFNDSINVNTINRILKISKFPFELRREQSRDQ; encoded by the coding sequence ATGAGGTTATGCTCTTCGTTATTGTCACAGAACCTCAAGAGCCGATTGGTGGTCCGACCATCCACCACTATACATGCAAGTGATCCGTTTTCAAACTTCATTGTAACTAGAGATACTGAGCCACTCTCACTAGACAATCTTCAAAGAGGTGATTCAGTTAATCGTGCAGtggtattttctttcaagaataCTGCGCTTAGCAAGGTCACAGACTTacagaagaaacaagataTGAAATGGGATCCAGTGAAATATGTTGCTGGTAAACTTCGAGGGATAATTTCTCCCATTCAAGCATACATATCCATTAGCAAAAGATTCTCTTCTCATTCATTGGTGTACGATAGcagattttttcagttacATTATTTTCCAGAGGATCATTTCATCTCTTGTTTTAGGAAAAGCAAACCTTCCATTACAGTtaaatcaacaaaaaagttttatttgaaTGGTAAGGTACTGAATCAAAATCACCAGTATTACAACGAATCTAGAATATTGAAAACCGATGAAGCGGAATTGACCAAAATTCAGACCACAATGGCACGATTGGCATCTAAACATAGGAACAATATTCCTTCAGAATTTGCATACTTGAGGagagatttgaaattgaaggtGAAAACGCCGTTTATCGAAGAATGGTGTAGACTAAATGGCGATAAGGCTATTCGGGAACGTAATCGGTCTGAGTCTAGGAATGCCGTTGAGagcaaagcaaagaaaagtCTACTGGACAAGTTTGGTAGAAGTACTGTTGGCACAGCAAAAGATGGATATTATTTGTACATTGTAAGGATATTTCCTGATGTAGACACTCTGGACGAGTTTAACAAGGAAATCAATAAAAGCGTCCAGAAGGTTGCAGATTTGAATTGGGATAAATTTTTGATCCCAAAAAAAGGTCCCAAAGGCAAAACTTGGGTGGAAGCATTCAACGACAGTATAAACGTAAACACAATCAACAGGATACTCAAGATTAGTAAGTTCCCTTTTGAGTTAAGAAGAGAGCAATCTAGAGATCAGTAA